Sequence from the Maribellus comscasis genome:
AAAAGTGTATTGATTCAGGGCGAACCAGTTAAAAAAAGGAAGACGGGAAACAAATTTATTTAAAAAGGCCGACAAAAGCGGGATATAAAACGGGAAAAGCATTGACGAATTCTGTTTGTAAGTTTCAAAGCCCGACAAAAACAAAAGGTTCGACAAATCTTTAGCCGATATCCAGCTCTGCTTTGGTCCTTTCTTTTTTATTCCTATAAATTCGGCAAACTTTATAAACGGCTCCCAAAAACTATTATAGTAAGTAATGATTATTTTGGTTTCGTTGTGGCAAATGTTATGCAGTCCCTGAAACACTTCCTGTATATCTACCAGGTAACCAATTAAATTTGACAAAATAACAACATCAAATTTTTTCTCCAGTTGAATGTCCTCTGCCGGGGCGCAAATAAAATCGACTGATGGAAATTGTCTTTTTGCCTCTTCAATCATTTTCTCACTGAAATCAATCCCCGTTTTTTCCTTTCCGTCTATTTTTCCAAGCAATTCTCCGGTTCCGCAACCAATTTCAACAACAGATGCATTTTTGTGAACAAAAAAGCTGACATACTCGGTTATACTGTCCCAATAATAACTTTTACTTTTCCGGTATTTGATTCTTGACGCTGCGATTTTATCAAAATACGCTCTGAGTTCCTGTTTCTTCTCTTTATAAATATCCATTCTGTTTTCTTACAAGGCAATTTCATTTTTAAAATGGCTCATGCCGGCTACAAATTTCGAATTTTTATCTAAACGAAAAGGAAACTGGTTGCTTATTTTTTCTGCCTCCCGGTCAAATTCCTGATCGTACTTTAACTCAATCACTGTTTTTAATCTTTCTTTGCAGGAATGCTGCAAATTATTCCAGGTGGGTCTGAGGTTGTAGTATTCCATTTCAGTATCTGTTGTAATTCGGAATTTCTTATCGAGCGTTGTAAAATAATTTCTGAAATAGGAATTAAACAAAACCGGTTGCAAGCCCTTAAGTTTTTCAGAAACTTCAAGCGGTAAGCCGGCTTCGGAAAATAACTGTTTTAATGTACTTGAATCAAAAAATCGCTCATCGAAAAGAAAAGAAGGTACAGGATATGATTTTTTTGTTCCGGTTAATCCCTTTTTTATTTTAAACTCAAGAATTGGAGAAGCAATCTCTCCAAACTGATTGTCATACCACCGCAAGCGAACTTTCCACCGGTCACCGTGTCCGAAAAGGTTATCAAAATAACAATCCAGACCCGGCGTATCAAAATAAATATTATTCACCCGGCGCGGCACAAAAGCTGGAACAAAAAAAGCACTGTTACGCTTAACAACAGCTTCAGCAGCGGGCCCGGAGGAGCCTTCCGCTATAAATTTTCTTTCGTATCTGTAGGTTGTTAATTCGGTATACCCGTCCATAACGCTTAAAACGAATTATTGTCGACAAACGAAATCCGAATTTCCGGGTT
This genomic interval carries:
- a CDS encoding VTC domain-containing protein is translated as MDGYTELTTYRYERKFIAEGSSGPAAEAVVKRNSAFFVPAFVPRRVNNIYFDTPGLDCYFDNLFGHGDRWKVRLRWYDNQFGEIASPILEFKIKKGLTGTKKSYPVPSFLFDERFFDSSTLKQLFSEAGLPLEVSEKLKGLQPVLFNSYFRNYFTTLDKKFRITTDTEMEYYNLRPTWNNLQHSCKERLKTVIELKYDQEFDREAEKISNQFPFRLDKNSKFVAGMSHFKNEIAL